The Nitrososphaerota archaeon genome has a segment encoding these proteins:
- a CDS encoding type II toxin-antitoxin system VapC family toxin, with translation MPYLVDSSSLMILIKNMEERKATKLMQDSKILDLTYYEAGNMLWKHSGLHKYVSKQDLANLTDLTKDVLRKLERISAESDDLPRILEIANREKLTFYDSSYLYIAVAKGLSLVTDDFKLAKASHKYITTKTASEMV, from the coding sequence ATGCCTTATTTGGTGGACTCCAGCTCTTTGATGATTCTCATAAAGAATATGGAAGAGAGGAAAGCGACAAAGCTGATGCAGGATTCCAAAATACTCGACCTAACGTATTATGAGGCTGGGAACATGCTCTGGAAGCATAGTGGCCTTCACAAGTATGTGAGTAAGCAGGATTTAGCCAACCTAACTGACCTGACCAAGGATGTTTTGAGGAAACTTGAGAGGATATCGGCGGAGTCCGACGATCTTCCGCGGATCTTGGAGATTGCGAATAGAGAGAAACTTACATTTTACGATTCGAGCTACCTATACATTGCAGTGGCAAAGGGATTATCGTTAGTGACTGATGATTTTAAGCTTGCCAAAGCTTCACACAAATATATAACGACAAAGACTGCTTCAGAAATGGTTTAG